The genomic stretch GCTCTCGTCGTGCGGCGAATACCTGATTGATCACCTCGTCTTCGTTGTGAGGGACCTGTGAAACTCGCAACAGGTCGTCGCTCACAGCAATGTCTCCACCTGGTTCTCCCCGACCACTGGATCGCTTCTTGACAACTGacttgcggcggcggcgaataCACTCGTCCAAGCCCTCGATATAAATCGCTTCTTCCCACTTGAGGTCATTGACAATCTTGATTTCAATGTCGCTGGCGCTTAGAAGCATGTTTCGGGACCCGCCCATCTCAAGGAAGTAGTTGAGAATGAGTTGATATCTGTCTCTCTCTAGTCTCTTGTAAGCGGCTTCGAGTATTTTCTCCTATTTGATAGCAAAACGCCGTTAGCATCGCGAAGAACAGGACGGACAAGGAGTAGCATAGTCAACTTACATCTTGATCAAGCCAGTCATAGAATTTGGAACGGCCGCGTTTGAATTTCATCTGTAGCATTTCTTTACCGTGCTTCTTGCCAAACCTCTTGGTAAAGTCGGCTTGAATGCTATCCCACATATCTTGCCCCCGTTGCGAGCGGTGTCTCCATCGAGACTCAAAGATGCATCTCTCCTCTTCGGGACACCCCTTCTTGATGGGTGGAGGGACTTCTTGACCGAAGCAGTTTTTGTGTTCATCGCCAGGGTCAGCTTGCTGTTGACCACGAAGCGAGGCACCCCTCTTTGATGACCTTGACTTCTTCACTCGCGTGCTGCCCTGAGTTAcagggcgacggcgaggagaACCGCTGGAAGAGCGGTGAATGGGGTCGGTGCGACTGCTATAGCTGCGATCATCTGTGCTGGCTCGCCGGATGTCATAGTGCGAACTGTGCGGCTGGCTGAGAAGGGATGGCGGGTGAGAAACGCGCTCCATGTCACGGTGTTGCGGATCCAATGGGAGCTGACGGCTGTCTCGCATCAGCATGGAGTTTTGACTGTCCATGCCCATATTGTTGACATAATAAGGCGCCGGGCCCTGGCTGTGGATTGGCTGCGTGTC from Trichoderma atroviride chromosome 3, complete sequence encodes the following:
- a CDS encoding uncharacterized protein (EggNog:ENOG41), translated to MNMVEQQQYITAGLPHTGDLAGSHGLSDDRSIVSVGTPTYSEVTPFSAVSSFNIPASCDSSLLTPISSTSSPPLQQIRKLGAQYPPPPSTPYTQVPTPPGSSKMYHQSWSSQFDMHNQNAHSSPPMNSHVPVAQDFYMEERRTPNPPSEPYYGAFSVSDGPDTQPIHSQGPAPYYVNNMGMDSQNSMLMRDSRQLPLDPQHRDMERVSHPPSLLSQPHSSHYDIRRASTDDRSYSSRTDPIHRSSSGSPRRRPVTQGSTRVKKSRSSKRGASLRGQQQADPGDEHKNCFGQEVPPPIKKGCPEEERCIFESRWRHRSQRGQDMWDSIQADFTKRFGKKHGKEMLQMKFKRGRSKFYDWLDQDEKILEAAYKRLERDRYQLILNYFLEMGGSRNMLLSASDIEIKIVNDLKWEEAIYIEGLDECIRRRRKSVVKKRSSGRGEPGGDIAVSDDLLRVSQVPHNEDEVINQVFAARRERWDDDMSTVNGEMMNAHLWENRAPIKMEHDTLLPPSEHLARINAHPVASPYIPPVSVYHQSNSKAP